Proteins encoded within one genomic window of Glycine soja cultivar W05 chromosome 1, ASM419377v2, whole genome shotgun sequence:
- the LOC114413510 gene encoding protein PLANT CADMIUM RESISTANCE 9-like, which yields MASNPETYKPYGKQPVKGQWTTGLYDCWDDPSHCCFTWFCPCITFGQIAEIVDGGTISKNAACCIYVDSHGTKWLYGATYRSKLRRLFSLSQEPYSDPFLHGCCCICALTQEYKELKNRGIDPSIGWEGNVEKWKREGVDPPIVPTMSR from the exons ATGGCTTCAAACCCAGAAACATACAAGCCCTATGGGAAGCAACCCGTTAAGGGACAATGGACCACTGGCCTCTATGATTGTTGGGATGACCCCTCTCATT GTTGCTTCACATGGTTTTGTCCGTGCATCACCTTTGGGCAGATTGCGGAGATAGTTGATGGAGGGACAATAT CCAAAAATGCAGCGTGCTGCATTTATGTTGACTCGCATGGGACGAAATGGCTATATGGTGCCACTTACAGATCCAAATTGCGACGACTCTTCTCATTGTCACAGGAACCCTACTCTGATCCATTTCTTCATGGTTGTTGCTGCATTTGTGCCCTCACCCAAGAATACAAAGAACTCAAAAACCGTGGAATTGATCCTTCCATTG gtTGGGAAGGTAACGTTGAGAAGTGGAAGAGGGAAGGCGTAGATCCTCCAATTGTTCCCACCATGTCTCGTTGA